AAGTAGATGAAACTCCAGCGGTGTCCAGTTTGGATCCCGATAAATCGAAAGCAGGTCAGTGCATCTCGTCAGCAGATTGCATTCATTCATCGTTTTATGCGAGGAGCACGATGAGTTTGTGGTTGCAATCACCGGTATTAATCAGAAACAATTGGTGTGTTCAAAGTTTCTCAATAGGTCGTTGCTTAAAACAGGTTATAAGAAAAATACATGATAACGTAAAACAAAtttaccaaaaatatatttttaataatatatatatataattttttattttaactacaGAGTTTGTGTGGACTTTACAAGCGACATGGCAACTTGTCCAAACCCGCCTAGAAATGGACCAGGACTTTGACCAGCCAGTGTGCAAGAAAAAGAAGTTATGGGAGACAGTGGCTGAGAGGGTTACAGCCAAGCTAAGGGCAGCTGGGAGCCCAGATGTTACAGTCAAGGCATATGAGTGCGACCTGAAGTGGCGGAATATGCTGGCCACATACAGGAAGAATGCTGAGCGGGCCAAGAGACTCGGGGTGCAAAGTGTTCACTGGGAGTTTTTCAAGGCAATGCATGAGGTTCTGGGAAAGAGCCGGGAGGAGATAGACACACAGCGCAGGAACAAACTCAATGGTACCAAGCTGGGCAAATCTATTGCCAGCAAGCGATTTACCCCGATCCTACCGACACCCTCCCTGACACCTGCCCCC
This is a stretch of genomic DNA from Esox lucius isolate fEsoLuc1 chromosome 11, fEsoLuc1.pri, whole genome shotgun sequence. It encodes these proteins:
- the si:dkey-66i24.7 gene encoding uncharacterized protein si:dkey-66i24.7, producing the protein MDIETIVTESVEVDETPAVSSLDPDKSKAEFVWTLQATWQLVQTRLEMDQDFDQPVCKKKKLWETVAERVTAKLRAAGSPDVTVKAYECDLKWRNMLATYRKNAERAKRLGVQSVHWEFFKAMHEVLGKSREEIDTQRRNKLNGTKLGKSIASKRFTPILPTPSLTPAPFTSRPPQDVLQLYMELQERKMNMWAQQKALEERKIEAINNLARAISSLSQSQNSAQLTKE